The region GGGTTTGAAGGTGAAGATCGAGGACAAGCGGGGCAAGGGTCGCGTGATTATTGAGTACTCGCGGCTTGAGGACTTTGATACTTTGCTGGAGATGCTTGGGGACCGGTAATTGTAGCTCTTACGGTTACAAATAAGGTTTTGGTTCCGAGGACCCTTTCCTGGTGACGGTTGTATCCTGCAAACCCACATCTCAGAGTCGAGATGTGGGGCACCCGTTTTTGGCTGTGCTGTTGGTAGGGTAGGGAGAGATCCTGCAAACCCACCTTAGCGGCTTCGCCGCGAAGATGGGGCACCCGTTTTTGGCTGTGCTGTTGGTAGGGGTAGGGAGAGATCCTGCGAAGCCCACCTTAGCGGCTTCGCCGCGAAGATCGGGGCACCCGGTTTGTGGCGGGGCGAATGCTGGCCCGGTTTTGTGGCGAGGCGGGCTGATCATGCAACTGATGGCAGGGGAGTTATCCGGGTGGCGGGTTCCAGAGTGTGTCAGGATTCCAACGGTGATTCGGAGGGGTTGCCGGGCGGTTTGGCTTCCCAAATTCTTTTGGATGCATCCAACCTGTAGAGGTAGCTCCCTGGTGCTTCAGTCCTCATCACAAATGCCGGATGGTTTCTCCCCTATGATTACGCTTCGATTGACCACATGGGTGAACGCCCCCGTGGAACGTTGCTTTCTGCTTGCAACCAGCAGAGGCTTTTCTCCCGTTGTGAAGAATGGTGTTGCGGTTCCGGATACGACGAAAGGCATGCTGCAGTGCGGCGATGAGCTTGGATGGAAGATGAGCGGCACGGACCACATCAGCCGCGTGGATACGGTGCGGCCGTACTGTCACTTTCGCGAGGTGATGACGGCAGGAATCTTCCGGCACTATGAGCACGACCATCACTTTGCCCCGATGGACGACGGAACGCGTGTGCGCGACGAGATTCGTTTTTCGCTGCGCATGGGCCCGCTGGGGAAGATGTACGGCGCGATGGTGGTGCGTTCGCTGCTGATGCGGATGCTGGTGGATAAGAATATCGAGCTGAAGCGGCTTGCCGAATCTGCCGAGTGGCAGAGGTTTGTGAGCGTGGAAGTTCCTCTGCCGAGCCAGGTTGTGGTTCCTCCGGCTGTTCCGGGGCGCATGAGCAATATGCAGCGATTTGCCTGATACGACAGAAAAACCCTTCTTTCTGCAGACACAGTGTGGGAAATAAATTGCCTTTTTCTGTGCAAGCTGCACCCGTTTTGGGGCAGTTTCCGGGAAAAGCACCTTTGGCTTGAGGATTGCATAGGGTACGAGCAGTAGAAAAACTCTGCAAGGTGGCGAAGTCCGCCTGCATTTTGGATTGCTCGGAATGGCTCGTATTGTTTGTGCCCTGGTTCTCCTCCTGGTCGTTGCTTCTGCCGTCACCGGTGTCCCGGTGCACGCATCGACCGAGTGTGAGCGTTGGGTTGCGGAGTATCGCGACCAGCTTGCGCACTCGGACCTGATGAAACGCGCGGCAGCCGCACGTCATCGTGTGCACCGTTATGTGCATCGCAAGGTAGCCGCACTGCATCCGGAGCGGCCGCATCCACGCACGCGGGTTCTTCCGGCACGGCTTCAACGCCCGAAGATGACGCGGGAGGAGATGCTGCGCCAGCTGGAGTTTGCCTGCGGGGATCTCCCCGTCGATCCGGTGGAGCTGAGCAGGACCGTCAGCTATGAACCGGCGCCGGCGTTTCTTCCTGGAGGCCTGGAAGGCGACGACGTGATGGGACCAACGATGAATCCGACGGGGCCGCAGAGCCTGTTGGCCTCGAACGACGGACCTCCGACAGGCTGGATGCCTGGGCTGGGGGGCGGCATCGGTGGTGTGGGTGGTGGCGGCACTCCGCCCTGGGTGAGGAATCCGGACAATCCGGGCAATCCGGATGGGCCCGGTACCCCGGGGAATCCTGGGAATCCCGGGAATCCTGGGAACCCGGGTGGACCTCCCACGGCGGTTACGCCTGAGCCGGAAAGCCTGCTGCTGGTAGCGACGGGAGTTCTGGGTGCGGTGGGCGCAGTGCGGCGGCGGCTTCAGAGGCCGGCATAAGGGAGCGGGCGGCTGTGATCCCCTGGCGCGGAGGCCAGGTCTTCAGCGACGGCGAAAGCGCTGACGGATGACGGCTGCCCGGTCCTCGCGCGAGGGCTCGGCCGGGGGCTTTTCGCCTTCGGGATAGAGAATGACAAACCGGCGGGAACCTTCGCCTGAGGAGGCGGTGGAGAGCCCGGAAGAGGCGAGCGCGAGATGCAGAAGGCGGCGCTCACGGGAGCTCATGGGCGAGAA is a window of Edaphobacter sp. 12200R-103 DNA encoding:
- a CDS encoding PEP-CTERM sorting domain-containing protein, coding for MARIVCALVLLLVVASAVTGVPVHASTECERWVAEYRDQLAHSDLMKRAAAARHRVHRYVHRKVAALHPERPHPRTRVLPARLQRPKMTREEMLRQLEFACGDLPVDPVELSRTVSYEPAPAFLPGGLEGDDVMGPTMNPTGPQSLLASNDGPPTGWMPGLGGGIGGVGGGGTPPWVRNPDNPGNPDGPGTPGNPGNPGNPGNPGGPPTAVTPEPESLLLVATGVLGAVGAVRRRLQRPA